The Methanofervidicoccus sp. A16 genome has a segment encoding these proteins:
- a CDS encoding adenosylcobinamide amidohydrolase, giving the protein MEKIYKLDDWRALKVKHTVEIGDESEETKTLLIEFKKRRKVLSTWEGFKVVKYVANTSIPVPFWDKVHNYRGYREMVLRKIGVREEDIALLSTGADMDNLAIAKEEFDEFYVVAFTTAGAKYNAVRLGDEESDYIEKDFKTYRIVDGKISGGKKVGTVNIILITNANLTDGAMARSIITVTEAKTNAFQELDIRSTKHPELQATGTGTDNVIVVKGYGRGVQYTGGHTKIGEMMAKVVKRSVREALIKQDKLDV; this is encoded by the coding sequence ATGGAAAAGATATACAAATTAGATGACTGGAGAGCCTTAAAGGTAAAACATACTGTAGAGATAGGAGATGAATCTGAAGAGACTAAAACACTACTGATAGAGTTTAAAAAACGTAGGAAGGTACTATCCACCTGGGAGGGATTTAAAGTTGTGAAGTACGTTGCAAATACCTCTATACCAGTTCCATTCTGGGATAAGGTACATAACTATAGAGGATACAGAGAGATGGTTCTAAGGAAGATAGGGGTTAGGGAGGAGGATATAGCACTACTATCCACAGGTGCAGATATGGACAACCTTGCCATAGCGAAGGAGGAGTTTGATGAATTTTATGTAGTGGCCTTTACAACTGCTGGGGCGAAGTACAACGCTGTAAGGTTGGGGGATGAGGAGAGTGATTATATAGAGAAGGACTTTAAAACATATAGGATAGTAGATGGGAAGATCTCTGGGGGTAAGAAAGTAGGTACAGTAAATATTATACTTATAACAAATGCCAACTTGACAGATGGGGCTATGGCTAGAAGTATAATAACAGTTACAGAGGCTAAGACAAATGCATTCCAGGAGTTGGATATAAGGAGTACAAAACATCCTGAATTACAGGCAACAGGTACTGGTACTGATAACGTAATAGTAGTTAAGGGGTATGGAAGAGGGGTGCAATATACAGGGGGACATACTAAGATAGGGGAGATGATGGCCAAGGTTGTTAAGAGGAGTGTAAGGGAGGCTCTGATAAAACAGGATAAGTTGGATGTATAG